A stretch of Paludisphaera borealis DNA encodes these proteins:
- a CDS encoding type VI secretion system domain-containing protein: protein MADAAHFLRQADIADPTSYLVLRALAMGGAFANAGEIDSSQLTPPSSEVREKLVQAARADDEDHWASCLDEAERAMGRAEGRGWLDLHWYACNALTALGYDNPARACKALLKAFLQAYPAWPDAELRDGTPTASGGTRAWLQAEDLLDKPEKTSAVGLARLQESSAPAPVPAGDAIGQASAVPAHRDPWDEAQALLHAGNLSEALSIMAKAARQAGSGRERFIRALQQAELCIALNRSALALPILEGLAQRVDELHLDQWEDTPLCARVFSNLYQCLRGRDDTRASVIYDRLCQLDIGLALQMEGN, encoded by the coding sequence ATCGCCGATGCCGCCCATTTCCTCCGGCAAGCTGACATCGCCGATCCCACGTCATACCTCGTCCTCAGGGCGCTCGCGATGGGGGGTGCCTTCGCGAACGCCGGCGAGATCGATTCCTCGCAACTCACGCCCCCCTCGAGCGAGGTCCGCGAGAAGCTCGTCCAGGCCGCCCGGGCCGATGACGAGGATCACTGGGCGTCATGCCTCGATGAAGCCGAGCGCGCGATGGGCCGGGCCGAGGGGCGCGGATGGCTCGACCTCCATTGGTACGCCTGCAACGCGCTCACCGCCCTCGGATACGACAACCCCGCGCGAGCCTGCAAGGCGCTCCTAAAGGCCTTTCTTCAAGCGTATCCCGCGTGGCCCGACGCGGAATTGAGAGACGGAACTCCGACCGCCTCGGGCGGCACCCGCGCCTGGCTGCAAGCGGAGGATCTCCTCGACAAACCTGAGAAGACTTCCGCCGTCGGGCTCGCCAGGCTTCAGGAATCCTCCGCACCGGCTCCAGTCCCCGCCGGCGACGCGATCGGGCAGGCGTCCGCCGTCCCGGCCCACCGCGATCCTTGGGACGAGGCCCAGGCGCTTCTTCACGCCGGCAACCTCTCGGAGGCGCTCTCGATCATGGCCAAGGCCGCGCGCCAGGCAGGGAGCGGTCGGGAGCGGTTCATCCGCGCGCTGCAACAAGCCGAACTCTGCATCGCGCTGAATCGCAGTGCGCTGGCGCTTCCCATCCTTGAGGGCCTCGCCCAGCGCGTCGATGAGCTTCATCTGGATCAATGGGAAGACACTCCCCTCTGCGCTCGCGTTTTCTCGAACCTCTATCAATGCTTGCGCGGCCGCGATGACACGCGTGCAAGCGTGATTTACGACCGGCTCTGCCAACTCGACATCGGCCTTGCGCTCCAGATGGAAGGAAATTAA
- the tssA gene encoding type VI secretion system protein TssA, translated as MSQPAVLELDEFLSPISPDDPVGDYLRWEDAYAELEESRRADEDAGEVDVWKRQRKTADWNAILKLGTELLREKTKDLQIAAWVAEALAHQHGLVGIRDGLKLVGALQEAFWEEIHPARGDLEFREGVYDFLDHERLIPLLVKNAPVTYIPGSPELSYSCLKYEESRKADNLSKRMSSDEDQQAIHLEGRLRGEKFDEAFRATDRPFYVDLFALIEECLAVVDQINAVIKARWPAKQQAPQLNRIFIALTEVKKLVGQLLAKKPAAEPPPPRPRRPMTGGAIRKPPKNTRSRRPTSPRPTGVRSPPKRRRPRLESRLDDVQRGESSTP; from the coding sequence ATGTCTCAGCCAGCCGTGTTGGAACTCGATGAATTCCTCAGCCCGATCTCGCCGGACGATCCCGTCGGCGATTACCTGCGCTGGGAAGACGCTTACGCGGAGCTTGAAGAATCGCGGCGGGCGGACGAGGACGCTGGGGAGGTCGACGTCTGGAAGCGGCAGCGAAAGACCGCGGACTGGAACGCGATCCTTAAGCTTGGAACCGAGCTGCTCCGCGAGAAGACCAAGGACCTTCAAATCGCCGCCTGGGTGGCCGAGGCGCTGGCTCACCAGCATGGGCTCGTCGGGATTCGAGACGGGCTCAAGTTGGTGGGGGCGCTTCAGGAGGCTTTCTGGGAGGAAATCCATCCCGCCCGCGGCGACCTCGAATTTCGCGAGGGAGTCTACGATTTCCTCGACCACGAGCGACTGATTCCGCTGCTGGTGAAAAACGCGCCCGTCACGTACATCCCGGGCTCGCCGGAGCTCAGCTACTCCTGCCTGAAGTACGAAGAGTCGCGGAAAGCGGACAACCTTTCCAAACGCATGTCCAGTGACGAGGACCAGCAGGCCATCCACCTTGAAGGCCGGCTCCGAGGAGAGAAGTTCGACGAGGCGTTCCGGGCGACCGACCGTCCGTTCTACGTCGACCTCTTCGCGCTGATCGAGGAATGCCTGGCCGTCGTCGATCAAATCAACGCAGTCATCAAAGCGCGATGGCCGGCGAAACAGCAGGCGCCTCAACTCAATCGGATCTTTATCGCGCTCACCGAGGTGAAGAAGCTCGTCGGCCAACTGCTGGCGAAAAAGCCGGCCGCGGAGCCGCCGCCCCCCCGCCCACGGAGACCGATGACGGGTGGGGCGATTCGGAAACCTCCGAAGAACACGAGGTCGAGGCGTCCGACGAGTCCCAGGCCGACTGGAGTTCGGAGCCCGCCGAAACGTCGGCGCCCGCGCCTCGAAAGCCGGCTCGACGACGTCCAGCGGGGGGAGAGCTCGACTCCGTAG